A segment of the Lycium barbarum isolate Lr01 chromosome 7, ASM1917538v2, whole genome shotgun sequence genome:
TAGATGCATACAAGCCAAGTTAGTCCTTGTGTCAAAGCAACACGATATAACACGTAGGTAGCTGCAATCACACCTGCATCTGAGATGTAGATTTGTAGCCTCTCACGATTAGTATATATCGGGCTATATGGATCATAATGACATGCAAAACGATCATACTTTTTGCCGGATATATTGAAGAGTAAATATAAAGGCCAGGCAAAAGTGAGGGTGAAGGCAAGTACGAATACTCGTCCTAACGGGTTGTTCAAGTATTTGTAGTACCACCTTAGTTTGGATTTAAGCCTAGGTATGTAAACTTCATCATTCTCAAGGGAACCAGTGTTGGCGTGGTGGCGACGATGACTATGTTTCCATGCGAAGTACGGTGTTAAAAGTGAAGAGTGGAGGATAAGGCCAACAGTGTCATCTACCCATTGGTAATCACTGAACCCATGGTGGCCACACTCATGGCCAATGACCCATATTCCAGTGCAAACACAACCTTGAACGATCCAGTAAGCGGGCCACGCTAGGTAATAAAACGGGGATGGAATGAGGTGGAAGTAAGTGGTGGCAATGTGGTAAAAGATGGAGACAAGTATGATATCGTAAATAAGATAGGAGAATGAGCGAATAAGAGATCGTTGAAAGCAGTGAGGTGGGATGGCCTTTTTGATGTCACCAAGTGTAAAAGGGGGCTTTGAAGATGGAACTCTTTTCTTTTGTTCAGTTTTAGTTATTGTAGCAGACACATTGCCACCAGCTCCCATTTTTAATCTCCTGAATCTGCAGCAATTAAGTTTTCCTCAAATTAATCTTGGTTCACTTTTGTAGTTAAAATATAAAACAGTCattaggtaaa
Coding sequences within it:
- the LOC132602716 gene encoding delta(12)-fatty-acid desaturase FAD2-like, yielding MGAGGNVSATITKTEQKKRVPSSKPPFTLGDIKKAIPPHCFQRSLIRSFSYLIYDIILVSIFYHIATTYFHLIPSPFYYLAWPAYWIVQGCVCTGIWVIGHECGHHGFSDYQWVDDTVGLILHSSLLTPYFAWKHSHRRHHANTGSLENDEVYIPRLKSKLRWYYKYLNNPLGRVFVLAFTLTFAWPLYLLFNISGKKYDRFACHYDPYSPIYTNRERLQIYISDAGVIAATYVLYRVALTQGLTWLVCIYGVPLLIVNGFIVLITLLHHTHSSLPHYDSSEWDYLRGALATVDRDYGVLNKVFHNVTDTHVLHHIFSYISHYHAMEATNAIKPLLGEYYQSDDTPIFKAMWRDTKECIYVENGKGSQGKGVYWYKNKL